The following are encoded in a window of Campylobacter concisus ATCC 51562 genomic DNA:
- a CDS encoding prephenate dehydrogenase: MKIGIIGLGLMGGSLGLALKDEKLISCVSGYDKDENHSKKALELGLVHEILSIDEMKKKCDIIFLAVPVEAIVSIVQNLTDISEDTTIVDFGSTKQKIIEAVPEKIRKNFIPAHPMAGTEYSGPEAAFKSLYTGATVIVCDFAESAEKHVKRSVELFSCLGMKIIFMSAKEHDHHVGLISHLPHAIAFSLASGILKEEDKRHIVALGGPTFKGMIRVAKSSPFMWSDIFKQNKNNVVEAINMFEKELNLCKDLIKDERWDELFAWMSDARAVREIL, encoded by the coding sequence ATGAAAATAGGTATCATCGGACTTGGTCTTATGGGTGGCTCGCTTGGTCTTGCACTAAAAGATGAAAAATTAATCTCTTGTGTTAGCGGATATGATAAAGATGAAAATCACAGCAAAAAAGCGCTCGAACTTGGCTTGGTGCATGAAATTCTAAGCATCGATGAGATGAAAAAGAAGTGTGACATCATCTTTTTAGCTGTGCCAGTAGAAGCTATCGTAAGCATTGTGCAAAATTTAACCGATATTAGCGAAGATACAACTATTGTTGATTTTGGCTCAACCAAACAAAAGATCATCGAGGCTGTGCCAGAAAAAATTCGTAAAAATTTCATTCCAGCTCATCCAATGGCAGGTACCGAGTATTCTGGTCCAGAGGCTGCCTTTAAATCACTTTACACAGGAGCAACTGTTATCGTTTGTGACTTTGCTGAGAGCGCAGAAAAACACGTAAAAAGAAGCGTGGAGTTATTTTCTTGTCTTGGCATGAAGATCATTTTTATGAGTGCGAAAGAGCATGATCATCACGTGGGTCTTATTTCACATTTACCTCATGCGATTGCATTTTCGCTTGCTAGTGGGATTTTAAAAGAAGAGGATAAAAGGCACATCGTAGCACTTGGTGGACCTACATTTAAGGGCATGATACGTGTTGCAAAGAGTTCGCCTTTTATGTGGAGTGATATTTTTAAGCAAAATAAAAATAATGTTGTTGAAGCCATAAATATGTTTGAAAAAGAGCTAAATTTGTGTAAAGATCTCATAAAAGATGAACGCTGGGATGAACTTTTTGCTTGGATGAGCGACGCTAGAGCCGTAAGAGAAATTTTGTAA
- the bamA gene encoding outer membrane protein assembly factor BamA translates to MKKKLFLLALAFSGLSAQTIQSINFKGLIHLSPEVASQIMGLKVGQDLTPKLSDKAITNLYKQNYFDDIYIEDTGNGNLLVAVKEKPSVARVDLKGVVTNDKTAIESLINIKPGNMYDELTIEKTKERIRQYYESKGYFDTVVDVEKQPVADNDSSLFITLNINRGENMIIKNVNLVGAKEFDYDDIEPVVANKSREFMGWLWGRNDGKVKLFELENDPARIQDKYFQKGYLDATISSPYLNSSFDNYTADLTYYVHEGEPYKVSNVSITAPEELELDTKKIIDDFRLEAGDTMNSARLRQDMKKLDDMVADKGYAFVKVYPKTDKFDENKTVDIDYEVDPGEKVYIRNVQISGNDRTVDRVVRRELYLTEGNLYSRTDLQDSKDALKRTSYFDDVEIEEDPVDKNTVDLKVKVKEASTGSISGGIGYGSSDGLLLNAALSDTNIFGSGLQGQVSVDKSDRELSGQISLTNPRIFDSEYSLGGTLYANDYDWRTYKERSYGFSTTLGRKLTRNLSASLTYNIEQSKITLKDDELRDINTKTKKEIYREGKAIKSAITPALTYNSTDDYYLPRRGIIASTSFEIAGLGGDIDFVKNRTNFNYYLGLREYIDYDLILRYKASFGKIWERGYTPINERLYLGGIRSLRGYESRTVSPKVKYNGDYYEYGGETSFNNSAEISFPIIDRVKMRGVLFYDYGMIGENSLNEIKRSSVGTGIEWITPIGPLQLIFAKALKPKEGDDTNTFEFTIGRRF, encoded by the coding sequence ATGAAAAAGAAATTATTTTTATTAGCATTAGCTTTCAGTGGCCTAAGCGCACAAACAATCCAGTCAATAAATTTTAAAGGCCTAATTCACCTTTCGCCTGAAGTGGCAAGCCAAATAATGGGCTTAAAAGTCGGTCAGGATTTGACTCCAAAGCTTAGCGATAAGGCGATCACAAATTTATACAAACAAAACTATTTCGACGATATCTATATAGAAGATACAGGCAATGGTAATCTTTTAGTAGCTGTAAAAGAGAAGCCAAGTGTTGCTAGGGTCGATCTAAAAGGCGTCGTAACAAATGACAAAACTGCCATAGAGTCACTAATCAACATCAAACCAGGCAATATGTACGATGAGCTTACAATAGAAAAAACTAAAGAGAGAATTCGTCAATATTATGAGTCGAAGGGATATTTTGATACCGTTGTAGACGTAGAAAAACAACCAGTTGCAGATAACGACAGCTCACTTTTTATAACACTCAATATAAACCGCGGCGAAAATATGATAATCAAAAATGTAAATTTAGTTGGTGCAAAAGAGTTTGATTATGACGACATTGAGCCAGTAGTTGCAAATAAAAGTAGAGAATTTATGGGCTGGCTTTGGGGCAGAAATGATGGTAAAGTTAAACTTTTCGAGCTTGAAAATGATCCAGCAAGAATACAAGACAAATATTTCCAAAAAGGCTATTTAGACGCGACTATTTCGTCACCTTATTTAAATTCATCGTTTGATAATTACACGGCTGATCTTACTTATTATGTTCATGAGGGTGAGCCTTATAAGGTTTCAAATGTAAGTATTACAGCACCTGAAGAGCTAGAGCTTGATACTAAAAAGATCATAGATGACTTTAGGCTTGAGGCTGGTGATACGATGAACTCAGCAAGACTTCGCCAAGATATGAAAAAGCTCGATGATATGGTTGCTGATAAAGGTTATGCGTTTGTAAAAGTCTATCCAAAGACTGATAAATTTGATGAAAATAAAACTGTCGATATTGATTATGAAGTAGATCCTGGTGAAAAAGTATATATAAGAAATGTTCAAATTTCAGGAAATGATAGAACTGTTGACCGCGTTGTAAGACGTGAACTTTATCTAACTGAAGGAAATTTATATAGTAGAACCGACCTTCAAGACTCAAAAGATGCACTAAAAAGAACAAGCTACTTTGATGACGTTGAGATAGAAGAAGATCCAGTTGATAAAAATACAGTTGATCTAAAAGTAAAAGTAAAAGAAGCCTCAACTGGCTCAATAAGCGGTGGTATCGGATACGGTAGCAGTGACGGACTACTACTAAACGCGGCACTTTCTGACACAAATATCTTTGGCTCTGGCCTTCAAGGACAAGTAAGTGTTGATAAAAGTGACAGAGAGCTTTCAGGTCAGATAAGTCTTACAAACCCAAGAATTTTTGACTCAGAGTATAGCCTTGGTGGAACACTTTACGCAAATGACTATGACTGGAGAACATATAAAGAGAGAAGTTATGGCTTTAGCACAACACTAGGTAGAAAACTAACTAGAAATTTAAGCGCATCGCTTACTTACAACATTGAGCAAAGCAAAATTACCTTAAAAGATGATGAACTAAGAGATATCAACACAAAAACAAAAAAAGAAATTTATAGAGAAGGTAAAGCTATAAAAAGCGCTATAACTCCGGCTTTAACATATAATAGCACCGACGATTATTACTTGCCAAGACGTGGCATTATAGCTAGCACATCATTTGAGATAGCTGGACTTGGTGGCGATATAGACTTTGTTAAAAACCGCACAAATTTTAACTACTATCTAGGCCTTAGAGAATACATCGACTACGATCTTATCTTAAGATATAAAGCAAGCTTTGGTAAAATTTGGGAAAGAGGTTATACTCCAATCAACGAAAGACTTTACCTTGGCGGCATAAGAAGCTTACGTGGTTACGAGAGCAGAACCGTATCTCCAAAGGTAAAATATAATGGCGATTACTACGAATACGGCGGCGAAACTTCATTTAATAACTCAGCTGAAATAAGCTTCCCTATAATAGATCGTGTCAAAATGCGTGGCGTTTTATTTTATGACTACGGCATGATCGGTGAGAATAGCCTAAATGAGATAAAAAGATCATCAGTTGGTACAGGTATAGAGTGGATAACACCTATCGGACCACTTCAACTAATCTTCGCAAAAGCTCTTAAACCTAAAGAGGGTGATGATACAAATACATTCGAATTTACTATCGGAAGACGCTTCTAA
- the accD gene encoding acetyl-CoA carboxylase, carboxyltransferase subunit beta — MNFSDIFSKIRKAQPRPEEAPTHWVKCDNCHSLMYYKEVEACFNVCPKCGYHMRLKATDRINLICDEDSFVEFDANLKPVDPLNFVDKKSYKKRITENKEKTGRTSSVICGEGKCDGQEIQLVVFDFGFMGGSLASVEGEKIVRAIKRAIEKRQALVIVSASGGARMQESTFSLMQMSKTSAALKLLDEAKLPYISILTDPTMGGVSASFAWLGDLIIAEPGALIGFAGQRVIKQTIGADLPEGFQRAEFLLEHGLIDAIVPRSEHKKYISDMVKFLTNNKTIHQKDKQDESENNFELKLKTKG, encoded by the coding sequence ATGAATTTCTCAGACATTTTTTCAAAGATAAGAAAAGCTCAACCTCGTCCAGAAGAAGCACCTACGCACTGGGTAAAATGCGATAATTGTCACTCACTGATGTACTACAAAGAAGTTGAAGCTTGTTTTAATGTATGCCCAAAATGCGGCTATCATATGAGATTAAAAGCTACCGATCGTATAAATTTGATCTGTGACGAAGATAGCTTTGTAGAATTTGACGCGAATTTAAAACCAGTAGATCCATTAAATTTTGTTGATAAAAAATCATACAAAAAAAGAATCACAGAAAATAAAGAAAAAACAGGACGCACAAGCTCAGTGATATGTGGCGAAGGTAAATGCGACGGGCAAGAGATCCAGCTAGTTGTTTTTGACTTTGGCTTCATGGGTGGTTCGCTAGCTTCAGTTGAGGGTGAAAAGATCGTAAGAGCGATAAAACGAGCAATAGAAAAACGCCAAGCTTTAGTCATAGTGAGTGCTTCAGGTGGAGCTAGAATGCAAGAGAGTACATTCTCTTTGATGCAAATGTCAAAGACATCAGCCGCTTTAAAACTACTTGATGAAGCAAAGCTGCCTTATATCTCAATACTTACTGATCCGACAATGGGTGGCGTTAGTGCCTCTTTTGCTTGGCTTGGAGATCTAATAATCGCTGAACCTGGCGCATTAATAGGCTTTGCTGGCCAAAGGGTCATCAAACAAACCATAGGTGCTGATCTCCCAGAGGGCTTTCAAAGGGCTGAGTTTTTGTTAGAACATGGCTTAATCGATGCTATTGTGCCAAGAAGCGAACATAAAAAATATATAAGCGATATGGTTAAATTTCTCACAAATAACAAGACAATACATCAAAAAGATAAACAAGACGAGAGTGAAAACAACTTTGAACTAAAGCTAAAAACCAAAGGCTAA
- a CDS encoding 23S rRNA (pseudouridine(1915)-N(3))-methyltransferase RlmH: MEISVFSIQKSSRDNFENEIQEYIKMSAKFAKINDKVFFNEKIAKAQSTGKSEALRAYDEIYEPNLKGFCVMLDENGLQLDSQEFAQILNSNSQINFFIGGAYGLSQNLKNKAQKIISLSKMTMAHKVAKLVLFEQIFRALCINANHPYHK; this comes from the coding sequence TTGGAAATTTCAGTTTTTAGCATTCAAAAATCATCACGTGATAACTTTGAAAACGAGATACAAGAATATATAAAAATGAGTGCAAAATTTGCCAAGATAAACGATAAAGTCTTTTTCAATGAAAAAATAGCAAAAGCTCAAAGCACTGGAAAAAGCGAAGCATTAAGAGCCTATGATGAAATTTATGAGCCAAATTTAAAAGGCTTTTGCGTAATGCTTGATGAAAATGGCTTGCAACTTGATAGCCAAGAATTTGCACAAATTTTAAACTCAAATTCACAAATTAACTTTTTCATAGGTGGAGCTTATGGCCTTAGCCAAAATTTAAAGAATAAAGCGCAAAAAATCATAAGTTTGAGTAAGATGACGATGGCGCATAAGGTTGCCAAGCTTGTACTTTTTGAGCAAATTTTTAGAGCACTTTGCATAAATGCAAACCACCCATATCACAAATAA
- the dksA gene encoding RNA polymerase-binding protein DksA, giving the protein MTQTELNFFKKLLEERKLQIKKNIYDSSVEVNGLRDSGVSDEFDIASVNTDQLIEHSISTQQRAELSEIDEALEKIANKTYGICDMCEEEISIPRLKVKPHAKYCITCREIIEKTAKN; this is encoded by the coding sequence ATGACACAAACTGAGCTAAATTTTTTTAAAAAATTACTTGAAGAAAGAAAATTACAGATCAAAAAAAATATCTATGATTCATCTGTTGAAGTAAATGGCTTAAGAGATAGTGGTGTAAGCGATGAGTTTGATATAGCTTCAGTTAATACAGACCAGCTAATAGAGCATTCCATCTCGACGCAACAAAGAGCGGAGCTATCAGAGATAGATGAAGCACTAGAGAAGATAGCAAATAAAACTTATGGAATTTGTGATATGTGTGAGGAGGAGATCAGCATACCGCGACTAAAGGTAAAACCACATGCAAAATACTGCATAACTTGCCGTGAAATAATCGAAAAAACAGCAAAAAACTAA
- a CDS encoding tRNA dihydrouridine synthase, which produces MIDFSKKPLFLAPLAGFSDLPLRSVVKKFGCDVTVSEMISANALVYESSDKTLEMIKKSPNEEPYVVQIAGNDTENIKKAVQIINKFDGIYGLDLNCGCPVPKVVRQGAGSALLNDLNKLQNIISAIKSVSNKESLSVKFRLGFNDKNEEKIAKACEEAGADYIAVHGRTRAGGYSAKVDYEAIARVKASVKIPVVANGDINAQNADEILNLTKCDALMIGRASIGNPWIFHEIKTKTSVDKALKQKIILAHFDAMIEHYGEYGLCIFRKHLHQYSKGIDGATTFRNDINFIKDATVMRERIREFFA; this is translated from the coding sequence ATGATAGACTTTAGCAAAAAGCCACTTTTCTTAGCACCTCTTGCTGGCTTTTCTGACTTGCCACTAAGAAGCGTAGTTAAGAAATTTGGCTGTGATGTCACTGTTAGCGAAATGATCAGCGCAAATGCTCTAGTATATGAGAGTAGTGATAAAACTCTTGAAATGATTAAAAAATCCCCAAACGAAGAGCCTTATGTCGTTCAAATAGCTGGCAATGACACAGAAAATATAAAAAAAGCTGTGCAAATTATCAATAAATTTGATGGGATTTATGGGCTGGATCTAAACTGCGGCTGCCCCGTACCAAAGGTCGTTAGACAAGGAGCGGGTTCTGCTTTACTAAACGATCTTAACAAACTTCAAAATATAATCTCAGCCATAAAAAGCGTCTCAAACAAAGAGAGCCTGAGTGTTAAATTTAGACTTGGCTTTAACGATAAAAATGAAGAAAAAATCGCGAAAGCTTGCGAAGAAGCCGGCGCAGACTACATCGCAGTACATGGACGCACAAGAGCTGGCGGATATAGTGCAAAGGTTGATTACGAAGCGATCGCTAGAGTAAAGGCGAGTGTAAAAATTCCAGTCGTTGCAAATGGCGATATAAATGCACAAAATGCAGATGAAATTTTAAACCTTACAAAGTGCGATGCCCTAATGATCGGCAGAGCAAGTATTGGTAATCCTTGGATATTTCACGAGATAAAGACCAAAACTAGCGTAGATAAGGCGCTAAAACAAAAGATAATCCTAGCTCACTTTGATGCGATGATCGAGCACTACGGAGAGTATGGACTTTGCATATTTAGAAAGCATTTGCATCAGTACAGCAAGGGCATCGACGGTGCAACAACCTTTAGAAACGATATAAATTTCATCAAAGACGCGACAGTGATGAGAGAGCGCATAAGGGAGTTTTTTGCCTAG
- the recO gene encoding recombination protein RecO, giving the protein MQGYILRVQKVRDEDLLVFVLTPNLLVKSYRFFGARHSNIMTGYKIDFELEQEVKFLPKLRSILHLGFKWLLERDKLIIWQQFMRLLYDHLKEVEQLDEIYFNELDRCAKQMQLQNPKRLIIESYVKILEYEGRLHSELECFICDEEIESELCLTRGFLPSHKHCLDRSEFDASKIKNLFDTKSTIELNDDEINRLYKILLDGL; this is encoded by the coding sequence ATGCAAGGCTATATCCTGCGCGTGCAAAAGGTCAGAGACGAGGACCTTTTAGTCTTTGTGCTAACGCCAAATTTGCTCGTAAAGTCGTATAGATTTTTTGGCGCTCGCCACTCAAACATCATGACTGGCTACAAGATCGACTTTGAGCTAGAGCAAGAGGTAAAATTTCTACCAAAGCTTAGAAGCATACTTCATCTTGGCTTTAAATGGCTGCTAGAGCGCGATAAGCTCATCATTTGGCAGCAGTTTATGCGCCTACTTTATGATCATCTAAAAGAGGTCGAGCAGCTTGATGAAATTTACTTTAATGAGCTTGATCGCTGCGCCAAACAGATGCAGCTACAAAATCCAAAACGCCTTATCATCGAAAGCTACGTTAAAATTTTAGAGTATGAAGGTAGGCTTCACAGCGAGCTTGAGTGCTTCATCTGCGACGAGGAGATAGAGAGCGAGCTTTGCTTAACTCGTGGTTTTTTACCCTCTCACAAGCACTGCCTTGATAGGAGCGAATTTGACGCTAGCAAGATCAAAAATTTGTTTGATACAAAAAGTACGATCGAGCTAAATGACGATGAGATAAACCGCCTTTATAAAATTTTACTTGACGGGCTTTAA
- a CDS encoding tRNA 2-thiocytidine biosynthesis TtcA family protein: MIELSKRLLRQVGQTNARYKMIEGGDKILLGLSGGKDSLALAHVLKHIQNVTPEKFEFKAVTLSYGMGEDYAYLTKHCNEHGIEHEVIDSSIFEISKEKIRKNSSFCSFFSRMRRGYLYTYALKHGFNKLAIAHHLDDAAESFFMNFTYNGALRTLAPKYTAKNGITVIRPFIFVRERQLRENAIKNELRVIGDEACPAMRFDVKMPHARYETKQLLATLEKENPKLFTSLKAAFENIHTDTFFALNSSSEE, encoded by the coding sequence ATGATAGAGCTTAGCAAAAGGCTTCTTAGGCAAGTTGGTCAGACAAATGCCAGATACAAGATGATAGAGGGCGGAGATAAGATATTGCTTGGCCTTAGTGGCGGTAAAGATAGCCTTGCACTAGCTCACGTACTAAAGCATATTCAAAACGTCACACCTGAGAAATTTGAGTTTAAAGCAGTAACTCTAAGTTATGGCATGGGTGAGGACTACGCTTATCTTACGAAGCATTGCAATGAGCACGGAATAGAGCATGAGGTGATAGATAGCTCAATCTTTGAAATTTCAAAAGAGAAAATCCGTAAAAATTCTAGCTTTTGTAGTTTCTTTTCTCGTATGAGAAGAGGTTATCTTTATACTTACGCCTTAAAGCATGGTTTTAATAAGCTCGCGATTGCTCATCATTTAGATGATGCAGCGGAGAGCTTTTTTATGAATTTTACCTATAATGGTGCACTAAGGACGCTTGCTCCAAAATATACTGCAAAAAATGGCATCACAGTTATTAGACCGTTTATCTTCGTTCGCGAGAGACAGCTTCGCGAAAATGCTATCAAAAATGAATTAAGAGTTATCGGTGATGAAGCATGTCCTGCAATGAGATTTGACGTAAAGATGCCGCATGCTAGATATGAAACCAAACAGCTTCTAGCAACTTTAGAAAAAGAAAATCCAAAACTTTTTACTTCGCTAAAAGCAGCATTTGAAAATATCCATACTGATACTTTTTTTGCTCTCAATAGTAGTAGTGAAGAGTAA
- a CDS encoding 5'-methylthioadenosine/adenosylhomocysteine nucleosidase has translation MIAILGAMQEEITPILEMVGEYKTVQYANNKFYLANYKGKELVIAYSKIGKVNAAITATLMVEKFKASKLLFTGVAGSLDESLKIGDMLYATSLVQHDLDITAFGHPYGYVPGTSIFVKSDVGLNELAKKIADKKDMGLSAGVIATGDQFICDNEKKNWIKKIFNASATEMEGASVALVCETLGVPFFILRAISDGAGDAAEFDFDKFLQDSANVSAKFILEMVENL, from the coding sequence ATGATAGCGATACTTGGAGCTATGCAAGAGGAGATAACACCGATCCTTGAAATGGTTGGTGAATATAAAACTGTTCAATATGCAAATAATAAATTTTACTTAGCAAACTATAAGGGAAAAGAGCTAGTCATTGCCTATTCAAAGATAGGTAAAGTAAATGCAGCCATAACGGCAACTTTAATGGTAGAAAAATTTAAGGCCTCAAAATTGCTCTTTACTGGCGTAGCTGGCTCACTTGATGAGAGTTTAAAAATAGGTGATATGCTTTATGCTACTAGCTTGGTGCAACATGATCTTGATATCACGGCTTTTGGCCATCCTTATGGCTATGTGCCAGGCACAAGTATCTTTGTCAAAAGTGATGTAGGGCTAAATGAACTGGCAAAAAAGATAGCTGATAAAAAAGATATGGGCTTAAGCGCTGGTGTTATTGCGACCGGAGATCAGTTTATCTGCGATAATGAAAAGAAAAATTGGATAAAAAAGATATTTAATGCGAGCGCTACCGAGATGGAAGGTGCTAGCGTTGCACTAGTTTGCGAAACACTTGGTGTGCCATTTTTTATACTAAGAGCTATCAGCGATGGGGCTGGTGATGCAGCAGAGTTTGACTTTGATAAATTTTTGCAAGATTCAGCAAATGTTAGTGCAAAATTTATACTTGAAATGGTAGAAAATTTATGA
- the fabD gene encoding ACP S-malonyltransferase, with product MKKFAFVFAGQGSQSIGMGKDFYENFSTSKLLLNDACNDTGIDYKELLFTQNDKLDKTEFTQPAIVLNSLMTYLSFSNFIKEKPEFSLGHSLGEFTALAVSGAFNFIDAIRLVNLRGKFMQEACVGKDAGMMVVLGLSDEVVEEICKKAREEGLQIYAANYNCDGQIVVAGVRADLASYEAKFKEAGAKRVMLLNMSVASHCPILEPASVRLASELESTLATNFSPVVSNVNAKIYTDKSEALVLLKEQLIKPVCYKQSIKNYENNVDCFIELGAATLKGINKKNTEKPTYSITDMASLEEVVKILEER from the coding sequence ATGAAAAAATTTGCTTTTGTTTTTGCGGGCCAAGGCTCGCAAAGTATTGGTATGGGAAAAGACTTTTACGAAAATTTTTCTACTTCTAAGTTACTTTTAAATGATGCTTGTAATGACACTGGCATTGATTACAAAGAGCTTTTATTTACACAAAACGATAAGTTAGATAAAACAGAATTTACTCAGCCAGCTATTGTTTTAAACTCGCTAATGACTTATTTGTCTTTTTCAAATTTTATTAAAGAAAAACCAGAATTTAGTCTCGGGCACTCACTTGGAGAATTTACCGCTCTTGCAGTTAGCGGAGCATTTAATTTTATTGATGCGATTAGGCTTGTGAATTTACGTGGTAAATTTATGCAAGAAGCTTGTGTTGGTAAAGATGCTGGTATGATGGTAGTTCTTGGACTTAGTGATGAAGTGGTTGAAGAAATTTGTAAAAAAGCAAGAGAAGAAGGTTTACAAATTTATGCTGCAAACTACAACTGCGATGGACAAATCGTTGTCGCTGGTGTAAGAGCTGATCTTGCTAGCTATGAAGCAAAATTTAAAGAAGCTGGCGCAAAAAGAGTAATGCTTTTAAATATGTCAGTAGCAAGCCATTGTCCGATACTTGAGCCAGCTAGTGTTAGACTAGCAAGCGAGCTTGAGAGTACTTTGGCTACCAATTTTTCTCCAGTTGTCTCAAATGTAAATGCTAAAATTTATACTGATAAAAGCGAAGCACTAGTCCTACTAAAAGAGCAGCTAATAAAACCAGTTTGCTATAAACAGAGCATTAAAAACTATGAAAATAATGTTGATTGTTTTATCGAGCTTGGTGCTGCGACGTTAAAGGGCATCAATAAAAAAAATACTGAAAAGCCAACTTATAGTATTACTGATATGGCAAGTCTTGAAGAAGTTGTGAAAATTTTGGAGGAGAGATGA
- a CDS encoding FKBP-type peptidyl-prolyl cis-trans isomerase, with amino-acid sequence MIVSKDQVITMFYELKDANTGEILESNMQEGGQISFITGHGHIIEKLEEEVSKLKSGERATISVKAAEGCGEYNNEAIQSLPKEQFAGIDLHEGMELFGQNEDGSSVRVIVKEIKDDEVTVDFNHPYAGKDLLFNVEVLEVRDATEDEKATGMVAGAHTCGCGGHDHEHEHECCGGHGHGHGHGHEDGGCGCGGHGHHHH; translated from the coding sequence ATTATTGTGAGTAAAGATCAAGTTATAACTATGTTTTACGAACTAAAAGATGCTAACACTGGTGAAATTCTAGAGTCAAACATGCAAGAAGGTGGCCAAATTTCATTTATAACAGGGCATGGCCATATTATAGAAAAGCTTGAAGAAGAAGTAAGTAAACTAAAATCAGGTGAAAGAGCAACTATAAGCGTAAAGGCAGCAGAGGGTTGTGGTGAATATAATAACGAAGCCATTCAGTCGTTACCAAAAGAGCAGTTTGCTGGTATAGATTTACATGAAGGAATGGAACTTTTTGGTCAAAATGAGGATGGCTCAAGTGTTCGTGTCATTGTTAAAGAGATCAAAGATGACGAAGTAACGGTTGATTTTAATCACCCATATGCTGGTAAAGATTTGCTATTTAATGTTGAAGTTTTAGAAGTTAGAGATGCGACAGAAGATGAAAAAGCAACAGGCATGGTAGCTGGGGCTCATACTTGCGGTTGCGGTGGTCACGATCATGAGCATGAACATGAGTGCTGCGGTGGTCATGGACACGGGCATGGACACGGACACGAGGATGGTGGTTGCGGTTGCGGTGGACACGGACATCACCATCACTAA
- a CDS encoding tetratricopeptide repeat protein: MNKKIIVVALIGATISITSGQEISAFDAGNMDSANPYGLTDNEKVTLNNKRSVQNIEENMNSVLEQLQGLQSLIESMSARMNKLEQRINDIETKVNGGISDSGVSLTSLKAYVDETRDIQDKNYKNITAALNKLGAIMDKNAAQPKQNANPKEQSKPTSNFSGKSDKDILADGIKLLNSGNSTEAAGYFEYLNKKGYKTGATNYYLGEVAYSQKSYSTAIQYYKKSIQNEDKADYTPKLLYHTAISFDKIGDTQSANRFYKALKVGYPDSKEAKASPNRN; this comes from the coding sequence ATGAATAAAAAAATAATTGTAGTGGCTCTGATTGGAGCCACTATCTCTATTACCTCCGGCCAAGAGATTTCAGCTTTTGATGCAGGCAATATGGATAGTGCGAATCCATATGGTCTAACTGACAATGAAAAAGTTACCCTAAATAATAAGCGAAGTGTTCAAAATATTGAAGAGAATATGAATAGTGTTTTAGAACAACTTCAAGGTTTGCAAAGCTTGATTGAGAGCATGAGTGCTAGAATGAATAAGCTTGAGCAAAGAATAAATGATATAGAGACGAAGGTAAATGGTGGCATAAGTGATTCTGGTGTAAGTTTGACATCACTGAAGGCTTATGTTGATGAAACTAGAGATATACAAGACAAAAACTACAAGAATATCACTGCTGCCTTAAATAAATTAGGTGCAATAATGGATAAAAATGCTGCTCAACCAAAGCAAAATGCAAATCCAAAAGAACAAAGTAAGCCAACTTCAAATTTTAGTGGAAAAAGCGATAAAGATATTTTGGCTGATGGCATTAAACTTCTAAATTCTGGTAATAGCACAGAAGCAGCTGGATATTTTGAATATTTAAATAAAAAAGGCTATAAAACTGGTGCAACAAATTATTATTTAGGTGAAGTTGCTTACAGTCAAAAATCATACAGTACAGCTATACAATACTACAAAAAAAGCATACAGAACGAAGATAAGGCTGACTATACACCAAAACTTCTATATCACACAGCTATAAGCTTTGATAAGATAGGTGATACGCAAAGCGCAAATAGATTTTATAAAGCTTTAAAAGTCGGCTATCCAGATAGTAAAGAAGCCAAAGCCTCTCCTAATAGAAACTAA